One genomic window of Arachis stenosperma cultivar V10309 chromosome 10, arast.V10309.gnm1.PFL2, whole genome shotgun sequence includes the following:
- the LOC130957329 gene encoding uncharacterized protein LOC130957329 has translation MGFKKAGAERKLQLHELECLRLEAYENSRLDKEKVRAVHDKNIKRREFRPGELVLLYNSRLRLMLGKLRSRWEGPYRVEKAEPYGVFHMSHPSSPNIRKVNGHRLKLYHGEKMKDSKELEILLLEDPPTEVD, from the coding sequence ATGGGATTCAAGAAAGCGGGGGCTGAAAGGAAGCTGCAACTACATGAACTAGAGtgccttcgcctagaagcatATGAGAACTCCAGGCTAGACAAGGAGAAGGTGAGGGCTGTGCATGATAAGAATATCAAGCGAAGGGAGTTCAGACCTGGGGAGTTGGTCCTGCTTTACaactccaggttgagactcatGCTTGGAAAGCTGAGATCACGATGGGAAGGCCCCTATAGAGTGGAAAAGGCTGAGCCATATGGCGTCTTCCACATGAGTCACCCTTCAAGCCCCAATATCCGCAAGGTCAACGGTCACCGCTTGAAGCTTTACCATGGTGAGAAGATGAAGGATAGCAAGGAGTTGGAGATCCTCCTCTTGGAGGACCCACCTACAGAAGTAGACTGA